A region of the Cupriavidus taiwanensis genome:
CAGCCGCAGCTGCTCGCGCAGGTTGCCGACGTTCTCGCGGAAGGCACGACGGTTGGCGGTGAAGAGCTGGCGCTCGCGATCGACCACTGCGGCGTTGCCGGCCAGCTCGGCCGGGAAGGCAACATTGGCGGCATCGTTCATTTCCGCGTGCAGCCGTGCCGCGCGCGCCTGCAGCGCCGCGATCCGCTCCAGCGTCTCTTCCATCGAAGCGCGCGCCTGCACCGGGTCGAGCGTGGCCAGCTGCTGTCCGGCTTCGACCACGTCGCCCTCGCGCACCGCCAGCTCGGCCAGGATGCCGCCCTCCAGGCTCTGGATGATCTGGCCCTTGGACGCCGGCGTGACGCGGCCCTCGCCGATCGCCACTTCGTCGAGCCCGGCCAGCGCCGCCCATAGCAGGAACAGCGTCAGCGCCGCCACGATCACCCACAGCAGGTAGCGCGGGCCCGCCGGCTCGCCGCCGATGCGCATCCAGTCCGCGGCCGCGGCCGCTTTCGTGTCCATGCCCATGTCCGTGCACATGTTCAGCCTCCTGGCGCGTCCGGCGCGCTCGCGGCCTGCGCGCCCTTGCCGCGCAGCGCGGCAAGCACAACATCTTTGGGGCCGTCGCGCACGATGCGCCCGTTGTCGACGACGATAATGCGATCGACCAGCGCCAGCACCGCGTAGCGGTGCGTGGCCACCACCAGCGTGCGCTGGCCCAGCCAGGGCCGCAGCCGCCCGATCACGGCCTGCTCGGTGGCCTCGTCCAGCGACGCGGTGGGCTCGTCCAGCAGCAGTACGCTGGGCGCACGCAGCAGCGTGCGCGCCAGGATCAGCGCCTGCTTCTGGCCGCCGGACAGGCCCACGCCGTTCTCGCGGATGGTCAGGTCGAGCCCGTGCACCTGGTTCAGCAGCAGCCGGTCCGCGCACGCCAGCCGCAGCGCCTGCAGCATGGCCTCGTCGGTAGCGAGCGGATCGGCCACCAGCAGGTTGTCGCGCAAGCTGCCGTAGAACAGGCTGGATTCCTGCATCACCATGCCGACGTCGCGGCGCACGTCGGCGGAATCGATCAGCAGTAAGGGCGTGTCGTTGAACAGGATGCGGCCCTGCACCGGCGTCGCCAGCCCGCCCAGCAGGCGCAGCAGCGTGGACTTGCCGGCGCCGACGCGGCCCAGCACCGCGATGCGCTCGCCGGCCGCGATCTGCAGCTGCGGGATGTTGAGCACCGGCTTTTCCTGCGGGTCGAAGCCGTACACCACCTGCTCGAAGCGATAGCGCCCCACCAGCGCGGGCCGGTGGTACGCGTCGCGCGCCGGGTCATGGTCCAGCGGCAGGCTCAGCAGTGCGTCCAGTCCCTGCTTGCCGACGCGCGCGTTCTGGATGCGCCCCAGCACCGCTGGGATCTGCGACAGCGGCGCGATGGTGCGGCTGGTCAGGATCGAGCAGGCCAGCACCGCGCCGAACGACAGGCCCCCATCCAGGATGCCATGCACGCCTGCCACCAGCACCCCGACATAGGCCAGCTGCTGCACCGTCTGCGACAGGTTCAGCAGCAGCCCGGCGATAAAGCGCTGCTGCAGGCCGATCTCGCCGTTGACCGTGTTGACCTGGTCCCACAGCTTGCGAAAGCGCGGCTCGGCCTGCAGGGTCTTGATGTCCTCGGCCCGGTAGATCGATTCCATCAGGATCGCGTTGCGCAGCGCGGCCTCGCTCATGCCCTGCCGCGACAGCCGCGCCAGCGGAATCTGCGCCACCAGCCCGGGCAGCACCAGCAGCGGGATCGCCGCCAGCGGCACGAGCACCAGCCAGCCGCCAAGCAGCCAGATGATGACCAGGAAGCCGGCGACGAAGGGCAGGTCGATCAGCACCCCGAGCGTGCTCGAGGTGAGCAGCTCGCGCAACTGCTCCAGGTCGCGCAGCTGCGCCACCAGCGTGCCGGGCGAGCGCGGACGCGCATCGTTGCGGATATCCAGCACACGCGCGAAGAACATTGCCGACAGCCGCTGATCGACCTGCTTGCCGAAATGATCGGCGATCGACACTCGCACGGTGCGGATCAGCAGCTCCAGCACCAGTGCCAGCGCCACGCCGCTGGCCAGCACCCACAGCGTATGCAGCGAACGCGCCGGCACCACGCGGTCCCACACCTGCATCGCGAACAGCGAGGTGCCCACCGCCAGCAGGTTGCCGAACAGCGAGCCGGCGCCCAGCTCCACCAGCGTGCGCCAGTTGGCGGTGAAGATGCTGCCGAGCCAGCCTTCCGGGCGCGCTGCCAGGTAGGCGTCGAGACGGCCGCTGCGCGGCGCCACCCGTTCGCGTACCAGCAGCAGGCGCACGGCGCCGTCGCCGTGCCGTGCCAGTGCCGCCAGCGCGGGGGTGCGCTCGATGGTGCCGGCATCGGTGGGCAGCTGCAGCACCGCCTTGCCGTCGGCGACGCCCGTCAGCAGGGCGATCTGCGCTCCGTCCAGCACCACCAGCGCGGGCAGCAGCAGCGGCGACAGCGCGGCCGCGGGCAGGTCGGCAAACTGGGCCGACAAGCCCGCGGCGGCGGCCATCTCGACCACCGCGCGCTCGGCGTCGGCGCGGTCGGTCCAGGCGGCGGCGCCACGTACCAGTTCCGGCGAAGGCGACAGTCCGAGCTGGCGGGCGGCCAGCAGCAGCGCCTCGGCCCAGGCCAATGCCGGCTGCGCGGGCTGCGCCGGCGCGCCGCCATCGTGGGGTCTGGCTCCGGCCGGCGTAGTGCCGGCGCTCGGTGCGTCAAGGGTGGCTTGCACTATCGTGCTCCCGCAGCAAGGCCACGAACCTGCCGGTGGCGGCGTGCGCCTTGATGCGCGCCAGCATGCCGTCGGCGACCGCGCCGATCCATTCCTGCTCGGCCAGGAAGATCTCGCGCTCGGGATTGAGCACGTCGGTCAAGGTCCG
Encoded here:
- a CDS encoding type I secretion system permease/ATPase — protein: MQATLDAPSAGTTPAGARPHDGGAPAQPAQPALAWAEALLLAARQLGLSPSPELVRGAAAWTDRADAERAVVEMAAAAGLSAQFADLPAAALSPLLLPALVVLDGAQIALLTGVADGKAVLQLPTDAGTIERTPALAALARHGDGAVRLLLVRERVAPRSGRLDAYLAARPEGWLGSIFTANWRTLVELGAGSLFGNLLAVGTSLFAMQVWDRVVPARSLHTLWVLASGVALALVLELLIRTVRVSIADHFGKQVDQRLSAMFFARVLDIRNDARPRSPGTLVAQLRDLEQLRELLTSSTLGVLIDLPFVAGFLVIIWLLGGWLVLVPLAAIPLLVLPGLVAQIPLARLSRQGMSEAALRNAILMESIYRAEDIKTLQAEPRFRKLWDQVNTVNGEIGLQQRFIAGLLLNLSQTVQQLAYVGVLVAGVHGILDGGLSFGAVLACSILTSRTIAPLSQIPAVLGRIQNARVGKQGLDALLSLPLDHDPARDAYHRPALVGRYRFEQVVYGFDPQEKPVLNIPQLQIAAGERIAVLGRVGAGKSTLLRLLGGLATPVQGRILFNDTPLLLIDSADVRRDVGMVMQESSLFYGSLRDNLLVADPLATDEAMLQALRLACADRLLLNQVHGLDLTIRENGVGLSGGQKQALILARTLLRAPSVLLLDEPTASLDEATEQAVIGRLRPWLGQRTLVVATHRYAVLALVDRIIVVDNGRIVRDGPKDVVLAALRGKGAQAASAPDAPGG